Proteins encoded together in one Pleurocapsa sp. PCC 7319 window:
- a CDS encoding IS6 family transposase encodes MNSQQPFKWQHFQADFILLCVRWYLRYPLSYRNLEEMMRERGLQVAHTTIYRWVIAYSPELNQRCRKHLGSTNDSWRVDETYIKVKGEWKYLYRTIDSNGNTIDFLLTENRDAPAVTTFFLKAFGHSDTRKIRVINTDKDKAYPKAIKDLKESGILPDSVEHRAVKYLNNIIEQDHRYIKRRVIASQHFREFDSASRTISGYETMNMIRKGQISNVERDDILGQIKFVHSIFGIAV; translated from the coding sequence ATGAATTCTCAACAACCATTTAAATGGCAACACTTTCAAGCAGATTTTATTCTGTTGTGCGTGAGATGGTATCTTCGATACCCATTGAGTTATCGAAACCTTGAAGAAATGATGCGCGAGCGAGGATTACAGGTTGCTCACACTACCATTTACCGTTGGGTAATTGCTTATTCTCCTGAGTTGAATCAACGTTGTCGTAAGCACCTGGGGTCAACCAATGATTCGTGGCGAGTGGATGAAACATATATCAAGGTCAAGGGTGAGTGGAAGTATTTGTATCGGACCATCGACAGTAACGGCAATACTATTGATTTCCTGCTGACAGAGAATCGCGATGCTCCCGCAGTGACAACTTTCTTCCTTAAAGCCTTTGGACACTCAGACACCAGAAAGATTAGAGTCATTAATACCGATAAGGATAAGGCTTATCCCAAAGCTATCAAGGATTTGAAGGAATCGGGTATTCTTCCTGATTCTGTGGAACATCGAGCCGTCAAATACTTGAACAACATCATTGAGCAGGATCATCGATATATCAAACGGCGAGTCATTGCTAGCCAGCATTTTCGGGAATTTGATAGTGCCAGTCGAACTATTTCTGGATATGAAACTATGAACATGATCCGCAAAGGCCAAATCTCAAATGTGGAACGAGACGACATTTTAGGTCAAATCAAATTTGTTCATTCCATTTTTGGGATCGCTGTCTAA
- a CDS encoding ISAs1 family transposase has translation MKLKPKVTLLDHFSNLTDPRIDRTKDHKLIDIIAIAICGMLCGADNWVAMEQYGNAKQEWLQQFLELPNGIPSHDTISRVFARIDPKEFEQCFRDWVKTISELIPGEIISIDGKTAKHSGSKSKGKKAIHIVNAWATEQRLVLGQVKVKNKSNEITAIPELIKVLELSGCLVTIDAIGTQTKIAQLIQDNGADYCLALKENQPNLFQQVVNLFDQAEEIDWSEVEHDFHRTINKGHGRTEIRRHWTMAVRRLFFDESKWAGLQSIGLVESVRKIDGETTTNKRYYLNSFRSNAQVLANAVRKHWEVENNVHWILDVAFKEDDCPVHSDHAPENLAQLRKISLNLLSSEKTAKVGVANKRLKAAWDNQYLAKVLGLQ, from the coding sequence ATGAAGCTGAAGCCGAAGGTTACTCTGTTAGATCATTTTAGCAATTTGACCGACCCTAGAATAGACAGAACCAAAGATCATAAACTCATAGATATTATAGCCATTGCGATCTGTGGAATGCTGTGCGGTGCCGATAATTGGGTAGCTATGGAACAGTACGGGAACGCCAAACAAGAATGGTTACAGCAGTTCTTAGAACTACCTAATGGCATACCATCTCATGACACCATTTCTAGGGTGTTTGCCAGGATAGACCCAAAAGAATTTGAACAATGTTTTCGAGACTGGGTAAAAACAATATCGGAACTAATTCCTGGGGAGATAATTAGCATTGATGGCAAAACGGCTAAACATTCTGGCTCCAAGAGCAAAGGAAAAAAAGCGATTCATATCGTAAATGCTTGGGCAACAGAGCAAAGATTAGTTTTGGGTCAAGTCAAGGTCAAGAACAAATCAAATGAGATTACAGCAATCCCAGAATTAATCAAAGTTTTGGAACTATCTGGGTGTTTAGTAACCATAGATGCGATCGGGACTCAGACGAAGATAGCTCAGTTAATTCAAGATAACGGTGCTGATTATTGTCTAGCATTGAAAGAAAATCAGCCGAATCTTTTCCAACAGGTAGTTAATCTATTTGACCAAGCAGAAGAGATTGATTGGTCGGAAGTAGAACATGATTTCCATCGCACTATTAATAAGGGTCATGGTAGAACGGAAATACGTCGTCATTGGACGATGGCAGTGAGGAGATTGTTCTTTGATGAGTCGAAATGGGCGGGGCTTCAAAGTATTGGCTTAGTGGAATCTGTCAGAAAAATCGACGGCGAAACAACCACTAATAAACGTTATTATCTCAACAGTTTTAGAAGTAATGCTCAAGTACTAGCTAATGCTGTACGCAAGCATTGGGAAGTGGAAAATAATGTTCATTGGATTTTGGATGTGGCATTTAAAGAAGATGATTGTCCCGTTCACTCCGACCATGCTCCTGAGAATCTAGCTCAATTGAGAAAGATATCTTTGAATCTTTTATCAAGCGAGAAGACCGCCAAGGTTGGTGTAGCTAATAAACGACTCAAAGCTGCTTGGGATAATCAATATCTGGCTAAAGTTTTAGGTCTTCAATAA
- a CDS encoding DUF4351 domain-containing protein — protein sequence MPNINHDQLFKELLTTFFIEFLELFFPSVLEFLDVETISFVDKELFTNVTKGKKKIMDVVALAKFQKQNHTFLIHIENQARNDPQYNQQMFRYYCSLFLKYDRPIYPIVIFAYDHPKRADRDDFSIDFPEGLDRYFPLQFKYKVVQLNRLNWRDFLQRPNPVAAALMAKMRITPKDRPLVKAECLRLMVTLELNPAKMQLISGFVDTYLRLNQNEQQVFQSELDKMELQQQEQIMQITTSWKEEGIAEGLVQGQSNTILRLLNRKLGTLDNALASRIKSLNPDQLDNLTEDLLDFQTLDDLNQWLETH from the coding sequence ATGCCTAACATTAATCATGATCAGCTTTTCAAAGAGCTTCTAACTACCTTTTTTATCGAATTTCTAGAGTTATTCTTTCCTTCAGTCTTGGAATTCCTCGATGTCGAGACCATTTCTTTCGTCGATAAAGAATTGTTCACCAATGTCACTAAAGGAAAGAAAAAAATCATGGATGTCGTTGCTCTGGCTAAATTTCAAAAGCAGAATCATACTTTCCTCATCCATATCGAAAATCAGGCTCGCAACGATCCCCAATACAACCAACAAATGTTTCGCTACTACTGTAGCCTTTTTTTAAAGTACGATCGCCCCATTTATCCTATTGTCATTTTTGCTTACGACCACCCAAAAAGAGCCGACAGAGATGATTTCTCGATTGATTTTCCTGAAGGACTAGACCGTTATTTTCCTCTACAATTTAAATATAAAGTAGTGCAACTCAATCGTCTTAACTGGCGCGATTTCCTTCAACGTCCGAACCCCGTAGCCGCCGCGCTGATGGCAAAAATGCGAATTACTCCCAAAGACCGCCCTCTCGTTAAAGCTGAATGTCTACGTCTGATGGTTACTCTCGAACTTAACCCCGCTAAGATGCAGTTGATTTCAGGTTTTGTCGATACTTACCTTCGCCTCAACCAAAATGAACAGCAAGTTTTTCAGTCCGAATTAGATAAAATGGAATTACAACAGCAGGAACAGATTATGCAAATTACTACTAGCTGGAAAGAAGAAGGTATTGCCGAAGGATTAGTCCAAGGGCAAAGCAATACTATCTTAAGACTCCTCAACCGTAAGCTCGGCACTCTCGATAATGCGCTCGCTTCCCGCATCAAATCCTTAAATCCAGACCAGCTAGATAACTTAACTGAGGATTTATTAGATTTTCAAACCTTAGACGACCTCAACCAATGGCTTGAAACTCATTAG
- a CDS encoding DUF6036 family nucleotidyltransferase — protein sequence MPYTQTAFSKAIFEMFENLDSWLTHKYSELPERAVAVYLFGGCAMHLHTQARTSNDVDAELLSIPQLQLSTLKQAIQSVDFDDENGFPRSLDWDGGFDLSFAPVDPAYDERATLIHITKSRLIFIYLVSAVDLAVSKLGRFESVDRQDIQRLYQQGLFDEQDFLDIASEAKKYYCVAIDKLQFNIDLTVEFLRESAQ from the coding sequence ATGCCATATACTCAGACTGCTTTCTCCAAAGCTATTTTTGAAATGTTTGAAAATCTTGATTCTTGGCTAACTCACAAGTATTCTGAGCTTCCCGAACGTGCTGTTGCTGTTTATCTCTTTGGTGGTTGTGCCATGCATCTTCACACCCAAGCTAGAACCAGCAATGATGTAGATGCTGAACTATTATCCATTCCCCAACTCCAACTCAGTACTCTTAAACAAGCCATTCAATCTGTTGATTTTGATGATGAGAATGGTTTTCCTCGTAGCTTAGATTGGGATGGCGGTTTCGATTTATCCTTTGCTCCTGTCGATCCTGCTTATGATGAAAGAGCAACTTTAATACACATCACTAAATCCCGACTCATCTTTATTTATCTCGTTTCTGCTGTGGATTTAGCCGTTTCCAAACTCGGTCGATTTGAATCAGTCGATCGCCAAGATATTCAACGCCTTTATCAACAAGGTCTATTTGACGAACAAGATTTTCTCGATATCGCATCCGAAGCGAAGAAATACTACTGTGTCGCCATTGATAAGCTACAATTTAACATAGATTTAACTGTAGAATTTCTTCGAGAATCAGCACAATGA
- a CDS encoding protelomerase family protein has product MRVDTSSLQFQKALDCARTQWLKQLLEEFLPQIIPLTNSERDQSKAKLFDALIKDKFIERGLTSLSQQKNRLTDVRNAIKVFDPHHPTLDVVAFSSDQWIEINQKAAQRAHRSTQFLDHPHAIAQTALDLFSSAQWSDLAAGLAVATGRRIGEVLQTASFELVSQFSVLFVGAAKRRNESIPLQFEIPTLVPAPLVLNAISRLRSLLDTR; this is encoded by the coding sequence ATGAGAGTTGATACCTCTTCACTTCAATTTCAAAAAGCTCTTGACTGCGCTCGTACTCAATGGCTCAAACAGCTCTTAGAAGAATTTCTCCCTCAGATAATTCCTCTTACTAATAGCGAGCGCGATCAGTCAAAAGCTAAACTGTTTGATGCTCTAATCAAAGATAAGTTTATTGAGCGTGGTCTTACTTCTCTCTCTCAACAAAAGAATCGTCTTACCGATGTCAGAAATGCGATTAAGGTTTTTGACCCCCATCATCCTACCCTCGATGTTGTTGCTTTCTCTTCTGATCAATGGATCGAAATTAATCAAAAAGCTGCTCAACGTGCCCATCGTTCTACTCAATTCTTGGATCATCCTCATGCCATCGCCCAAACTGCTTTGGACTTATTCTCTAGCGCTCAATGGTCTGATCTTGCTGCTGGGTTGGCTGTCGCCACTGGTCGCAGGATTGGCGAAGTTCTTCAAACTGCTTCCTTTGAACTTGTTTCTCAGTTTTCAGTCCTCTTTGTTGGGGCTGCTAAACGACGCAATGAATCCATACCTTTACAGTTTGAAATTCCTACTTTAGTTCCTGCTCCTTTAGTTCTTAATGCTATTTCTCGCTTACGCTCCCTTTTGGACACTCGGTAG
- a CDS encoding tyrosine-type recombinase/integrase, which yields MLATSNPPNLAQTDLIDSFAHFLNVDVASGDASDDTIKNYACQTKKYFQWCDCEGIAPIKATRDDIKKYRRWLIEVKQYKPATIAFKLIVVRRLYTAAVERGLITINPAIGVSPPSECRDPAERITYLEQPEVPHLLSAIPTDLSVASLRDRLLVAIMMLEGCRTVEMHRLDIKDIIRRGKNVGLRVKGKRSLRIVPLTVDLVKLLELYLEARLHCKEELTPDTPMLISVARNNRGHRLTRRSIQRIVDKYLNATDLKHTPGRTLSAHSLRHTAGTLALRTGSDLRQVQDLLGHADPRTTAIYAHVGDRWKNNPALRFGVPLF from the coding sequence ATGCTGGCTACTTCTAATCCGCCTAATTTAGCTCAAACTGACTTAATCGACAGCTTTGCTCACTTTCTCAATGTGGATGTGGCATCAGGGGATGCTAGTGACGACACGATTAAAAATTATGCCTGTCAAACAAAAAAGTATTTTCAATGGTGCGATTGTGAGGGCATTGCACCTATCAAAGCGACTCGCGATGATATTAAAAAGTACCGTCGTTGGTTAATTGAAGTAAAGCAGTACAAGCCAGCCACCATCGCTTTTAAGTTAATTGTGGTCAGGAGATTGTATACTGCTGCTGTAGAAAGAGGATTAATTACGATCAATCCCGCCATTGGCGTATCGCCTCCTTCTGAATGTCGCGACCCCGCCGAACGCATTACCTATCTAGAACAGCCAGAAGTCCCCCATCTATTAAGTGCCATTCCTACAGACTTGTCTGTCGCATCTTTACGCGATCGCCTGTTGGTAGCCATAATGATGCTAGAAGGTTGTCGCACTGTCGAGATGCACCGCCTCGATATCAAAGACATCATTCGACGGGGTAAAAATGTAGGCTTGAGGGTTAAAGGAAAACGTTCTTTGCGGATAGTCCCCCTGACCGTAGACTTAGTTAAACTATTGGAACTGTATCTAGAAGCCAGACTGCACTGCAAAGAGGAATTAACCCCCGATACGCCCATGTTGATCTCAGTAGCTCGTAACAATCGCGGTCACAGACTTACCCGTCGCAGCATACAGAGGATTGTCGATAAATATCTTAATGCCACCGACCTCAAACATACCCCTGGCAGAACGCTTTCTGCTCATAGTTTGCGCCATACCGCAGGTACGCTGGCACTAAGAACTGGTTCGGATTTAAGACAGGTACAGGATTTATTAGGTCACGCCGACCCCAGGACTACGGCTATCTATGCCCACGTAGGTGATCGCTGGAAAAATAACCCCGCATTGAGGTTTGGAGTACCATTATTTTAG
- a CDS encoding protelomerase family protein, translated as MFDTSSPQFQDAIKCARTQWLKQLLDEFLPQLIPLTNSARDRSKAKLFDALIKDKFVERGLTSPSQQKNRITDVRNAIKVFDPQHPVLSVVGLSSDEWIAINSQAASHTHHRSTQFLAHPDEITQTALDLLQSHTWSDIAAGLAVITGRRVSEVLQTASFELVSQFSVMFVGAAKRRHESVPLEFEIPTLVEAPFVLDAISRLRSLLDTQDLTNRQINDKYEPIVARTCDRHFRDLVPTRDGKNNLYSHLFRAVYATIATHWFCPTSVSDLEFRAYIQGHFKILDEKNPTKQTDMASSRHYWDYKISDGHGNVDGRLGIRLDEDGVEILKAFAPQPQKTSSSKNLGRIVKITVTQRDRSALAHIQERFGLQTRANANHYVLNLAQSLIDNADRLNLSPEALLERLDSFEESSSSVSASEATTDMEENQEPVFATEDREPVTESESKVSHTQILFEKMDQQLNQMSQQQQSLDHLTHAIGELVHVFDHSLSSISPPKVPPQPANSSPLSKSTLVQSSKPTQKTQKTPPKPQSEVSPRKSHSMQVRQKVNQYIDAIMAFNDTLDRPHGEKWSISVAGLKRLAGCGQHPVYAVYNARKSEIDAHHQKHQLSSTHNKKDKSFPPIESVISL; from the coding sequence ATGTTCGATACCTCTTCTCCACAATTTCAGGATGCTATCAAATGCGCCCGTACTCAATGGCTCAAACAGCTTTTAGATGAATTTCTTCCTCAGTTAATTCCTCTTACCAATAGTGCTCGCGATCGGTCAAAAGCTAAACTGTTTGATGCTCTGATCAAAGATAAGTTTGTTGAGCGTGGTCTTACTTCTCCCTCTCAACAAAAGAATCGTATTACTGATGTCAGAAATGCAATTAAGGTTTTTGACCCCCAACATCCTGTTTTAAGTGTTGTCGGCTTATCTTCAGATGAGTGGATTGCGATTAATTCTCAAGCTGCTTCTCATACTCATCATCGTTCTACTCAATTCTTGGCTCATCCTGATGAGATCACCCAAACCGCTTTGGATTTACTCCAGAGCCATACTTGGTCTGATATTGCTGCTGGCTTGGCTGTCATCACTGGTCGTCGGGTTAGCGAAGTTCTTCAAACTGCATCCTTTGAACTGGTTTCTCAATTTTCCGTCATGTTTGTTGGGGCTGCTAAACGTCGTCACGAGTCTGTTCCTTTAGAATTTGAAATTCCTACTCTGGTTGAAGCTCCTTTCGTTCTTGATGCTATTTCTCGCTTGCGTTCTCTTTTGGACACTCAAGATCTGACCAATCGCCAAATCAATGATAAGTATGAACCAATTGTTGCTCGGACTTGCGATCGCCACTTTCGTGATTTAGTTCCTACCAGAGATGGTAAGAATAATCTTTACTCTCATTTGTTTCGTGCTGTCTACGCTACTATTGCTACTCATTGGTTTTGTCCGACCTCTGTTAGCGATTTGGAGTTTCGAGCCTACATCCAAGGACATTTTAAGATTCTCGACGAGAAGAATCCAACTAAACAAACTGACATGGCTTCTTCCCGTCATTACTGGGATTATAAAATTAGCGACGGTCATGGTAATGTTGACGGTCGTTTGGGTATTCGTCTCGATGAAGATGGAGTTGAAATTCTCAAGGCTTTTGCTCCTCAACCTCAAAAGACTTCTTCTTCCAAAAATCTCGGTCGAATCGTCAAAATTACTGTCACACAACGCGATCGCTCTGCCCTGGCTCACATTCAAGAGCGGTTTGGTCTCCAAACCCGAGCTAATGCCAATCATTACGTTCTGAATCTTGCTCAATCTCTGATTGATAATGCTGATCGCCTCAATCTTTCTCCTGAAGCTCTGCTCGAACGATTAGATAGTTTTGAAGAGTCTTCTTCCTCTGTTTCCGCTTCCGAAGCTACTACTGATATGGAAGAGAATCAGGAGCCTGTTTTCGCCACGGAAGACAGGGAACCTGTTACTGAATCAGAGTCAAAGGTTTCTCATACTCAAATCCTTTTTGAGAAGATGGATCAGCAATTAAACCAAATGAGTCAGCAACAACAGTCTTTGGATCATTTGACTCATGCTATTGGCGAACTTGTTCATGTTTTTGACCATAGTCTTTCTTCCATCTCTCCACCTAAGGTTCCTCCGCAACCAGCTAACTCTTCTCCTCTTTCTAAGAGTACATTGGTTCAATCAAGTAAACCTACACAGAAGACTCAAAAAACTCCACCTAAACCACAATCTGAAGTTTCCCCGCGCAAGTCACATTCGATGCAAGTTCGCCAGAAAGTTAATCAATATATCGATGCGATTATGGCTTTTAACGATACTCTTGATCGTCCTCATGGCGAAAAATGGTCTATTAGTGTTGCTGGCTTAAAACGTCTGGCTGGTTGTGGTCAGCATCCTGTCTATGCTGTCTATAACGCTCGTAAATCTGAAATCGACGCTCATCACCAAAAACATCAACTCTCTTCTACTCACAATAAGAAAGATAAGTCTTTTCCTCCCATTGAATCTGTCATTTCTCTCTAA
- a CDS encoding IS1 family transposase (programmed frameshift), which translates to MTTECLLCGHKKAHKHGKTAKGIQRYRCPKCIQTFPENIGTLYYNRHLSPQEVHLILQSHAEGSSLRGVSRISGRAYNTVVSLIRDASVKAQMIHNGKIKQVNTSEIISDEMWSFIFKKQKNCTTEDLMMGDCWIGISLASDSGLIIAARVGKHTDSFLEELLVNTEGKTDCKSWNTDGWGGYERILGEEYEHYIGKERTQRLERTNGIVRQQTGKWHRRQNKFGKIWQQTEITARLIVSYFNWIWSNIRCGTTAAQRAGLTSRQWSWNDLVSYPTVF; encoded by the exons ATGACTACTGAATGTCTTCTGTGCGGTCACAAAAAAGCCCATAAACACGGAAAAACCGCTAAAGGAATTCAGCGATATAGATGTCCAAAGTGCATTCAAACATTTCCCGAAAACATAGGTACTTTGTATTATAATCGACATCTTAGTCCACAAGAAGTTCATCTAATTCTCCAGTCCCACGCAGAAGGAAGTAGCCTCAGAGGAGTCAGTCGAATTAGCGGTAGAGCTTATAACACAGTAGTCTCACTAATTAGAGATGCTTCAGTCAAAGCGCAGATGATTCACAATGGGAAAATAAAGCAAGTTAATACTTCCGAAATTATTAGCGATGAGATGTGGTCGTTTATTTTTA AAAAACAAAAAAACTGCACCACAGAAGATTTAATGATGGGAGACTGCTGGATTGGAATTAGTTTGGCCTCAGACAGTGGACTGATTATTGCTGCTCGCGTAGGAAAACATACTGATAGTTTTCTCGAAGAGTTATTGGTCAATACAGAAGGAAAAACCGATTGTAAAAGCTGGAATACAGATGGTTGGGGCGGTTACGAACGAATTCTAGGAGAAGAATACGAGCATTACATCGGGAAAGAGCGAACTCAACGTCTCGAACGAACGAATGGAATTGTGAGGCAGCAAACAGGTAAATGGCATCGACGACAAAATAAGTTTGGAAAGATTTGGCAACAGACAGAAATAACAGCCAGATTAATAGTTAGCTATTTTAATTGGATTTGGTCAAACATTAGATGTGGTACTACCGCAGCACAAAGGGCTGGATTAACTTCTCGGCAATGGAGTTGGAATGATCTGGTTAGCTATCCCACAGTTTTTTGA
- a CDS encoding ParA family protein, with product MKTLTSVSLSGGQGKSTLVYFLSRLLALQGFKTLVLDLDPQHNISTFLRVIVNPDEASIFEFLKGETTIESIYPVPNLDNLFIIPADDGLEVANDFLAASGMGIIRLRNQLNKLSQTHLDFDFCLVDTPPQKSQLCMTGIGSSDYFVIPAEPEVKGVLSLNRTLSAVNEIVASGVVHTQLLAILPFRDKWFGLNRSIESAAAIEQMSKLVDSSFILPSFRESTIPKKAISTNSTLADLGKPDLAFPFEQLVTKLETLKDERHLSTVR from the coding sequence ATGAAGACTTTAACTTCTGTTAGCTTGAGTGGCGGTCAAGGCAAATCAACCCTTGTCTATTTCTTATCTCGCTTACTTGCTCTTCAAGGTTTTAAAACTTTGGTTCTCGATTTAGATCCACAGCATAATATTTCCACTTTCTTGAGAGTCATCGTTAATCCAGACGAAGCTAGTATCTTTGAATTTCTCAAAGGCGAGACTACTATCGAATCTATTTATCCTGTTCCTAACTTGGATAATTTGTTTATTATTCCCGCCGATGATGGACTAGAAGTCGCTAATGACTTTTTGGCTGCCTCTGGTATGGGTATCATCCGTCTGCGTAACCAATTAAATAAACTTTCTCAAACCCACTTGGATTTCGATTTTTGTTTAGTCGATACTCCTCCCCAAAAGTCTCAATTATGTATGACTGGAATTGGTTCTTCTGACTATTTTGTGATTCCCGCCGAACCCGAAGTCAAAGGTGTCTTATCCTTGAATCGGACTCTTTCTGCTGTCAATGAAATTGTTGCTTCTGGTGTCGTTCATACTCAACTCTTAGCCATTTTGCCCTTCCGTGATAAATGGTTCGGTCTTAATCGCTCTATTGAAAGTGCCGCTGCCATTGAACAAATGTCTAAGTTGGTTGACTCTAGTTTTATTCTTCCTTCTTTTAGAGAATCTACTATCCCCAAAAAAGCTATCTCTACTAACTCCACTTTGGCTGATTTAGGAAAACCTGATTTAGCTTTTCCCTTTGAACAACTTGTTACCAAACTAGAGACCCTTAAAGATGAACGACATTTATCAACAGTTAGATAA